The DNA region TAATCTTAAATATAATTGTCTTTCAGAGAGTATTCAGTTTGAGTAACAAGACCTTTGGTAGCCAAGGAACAATCACATACAGTTGGCAAAAAGCCTTGGGGAACTACTTGGCAACTACAGGgtaattttttctgttttatgacAGTGTGATTATGTTtgttcatgataattttttctgAATCAAGTATGTATAAACTACCAATCAGGTGAATCTTGTATGACAATAATTTTGTGTCAAAcctttttaaacatgttcaagTATTTAATGTTTTCTTGTTTACATAGAATTGTAATGAAATTGGAGAAATAATGATGAACCAGACCAGGATTCGAACCCAGGCCCCCCTGAAATTCTTGTTAGGTGCTCttccaactgagctatctggtaCTGGTATTTTAGTTGGTTTGATTGTCAGATTCCTCCCCTCTTAAATGATCTTCCCCTTGAAGATTACCCCAGGGTCTTTCCTCTTGAAGGAGTTAATCTGTCACGTCAAGGGTTGTCTTGGAACTAAATGTAATGGGATTGGTGAAAAAATGAATGACCAAACTATGATTCAAACTCAGCTCCAGTGAATCTCttgtcaggtgctctaccaaatTAGCTATCTGGCGCCAGTGTTCAAATCATctggtctgtcattatttctcccatcctgtaaCACCTTGTGCCTATGTGGCAACCCCTTGAACTTGCAGctaggttaactcctgccagagGAAAGGGCCTGGGTCAGACTGGTTCAAATGCCGGCACCAGATAGCTCAGTAGGTAGAGCACTTTACAAGGGATCTAGGGGACCTAGGCTCTAATTCTGGTCTGgtccatcattatttctccAATCCCATTAcaattttatgtacatgaaaatcatggtttaaaatatgattaattttttcaatcatttaacagaatattttatttgaaaaatggtTTAGTTCAATGTTTATGTCATGtaattgaaattgattattagGATATCCCTAAACATATGTCAAGGGCTGCTTTTAATACGTTGAACTTTGGAAATCAACCATGAGTTTGATACTTTTCAAATGAGAGTGAAAAAAGTGACATCATGATAAGTGTGAATAGCTCTGATCGCTTTATGATTTGATAATTGACACAATCTGACTCTGATTAATATCAGCTGTTTTGATACACTACAGCCCTTTAACATCTTAAGTAACCCATTTAGAGGTCATGTCCAAACaactttttgataaattaatcaaattgtGGCTGATGAAACTCTGCCAGAGAAAATGAGCTAATATAAACATGCATTCAAGGCTGCTGCCTTGTAGAAAAAAAAGCCCTACCTTTAAAGAAAGCACATGCTTATGCAATTTGTAAAGTACGTGGTTTAACTCTATTTCTAATGCAAGAAGTATTGAATGCAGAATGATTTGTTCACTGGCAGACACCCTGTTAGTTAATAAGCATATATAACCAAGAACAGTGGAGAAGAGTATATATTGATTTTCTCTCATTTACAGAGCTGACCACATTGTCAGAATTTATGACAGACATGGGGAGATGAAGGAGGAAATTAGCTTACCAGGGTAAACTGTGTTCTGttatattatcattataatgCTCAGTTGTATCGATTTAGATAAACTATTGAAACAAACTGTAAGAATATTTTATTCCTGCAAAAGTTTGGAATGCCACAGCAGGAAGTGCCGGTAGTATTCATCATAATATCATCATTGTACATTGAAATTATTGTCTTTTTAGTCTTAGACTTTGAAACTTTTACTTATAATGACCTTTACAGAATGTGCACTGGTATGGGCTGGGACAGAGATGGAGATACACTGGCAGTCATCAATGACAAGAATGGAGTTGTCACCCTTTGGGATGCTAACACCATGAGAACCAGCCAACTGGATAGTGGGCTAAGGTACACAAGCTGAATTAATGGGTTTTTAACATGTTCAGTGATGTTGTGGTAGTAATCAGACATTTCATTAATGTAGTAATTTGAGTTGCCAATTTTTGTTAACATTATGAGCATGATGAGTGTGAAATAATTTATAGATGAGAAACATGGCCTTTTAATTCTGTGTTGTTTTCTTGTAGAGATCAGATGACCTTTCTCTTGTGGGCCAAGGCTGGTCCTTATCTAGCAATTGGAACCTTCAAAGGAAACCTTATGATCTATAATCATCAAACATCAAGGTGAAAATGTGCTAAGAATCTGTAGATTTAAACCTGAACCTCTCTTTActttaataagtatttttataagtgtatcattattttcattacTGATTATGCTTAATGGTTTTACAATAAACTAGAGGTTTAATttctattttgatttatattgcgTCAGATTATATAACAGTATAACTTGTCCGGATTGATACTGCAAACACGGTGTTTAGATGTGTTTTATTTTGGTGTGTGACAGGAAGGTGCCGATCCTGGGGAAGCACACGCGGCGGATCACCAGTGGGTCGTGGAGTAATGAGAATCTGCTGGCCCTGGCCAGTGATGACAACACCATCTCCATCAGTAATGTAGAGGGCGACACAATTCGACAGATCTCCGTCAGGGCCAACCCACAGAATGTCCAGTTCTCCGAGATGAAGGGCGACGAGCGCAGTCAGATGGGAGAGAATACGGTAAACACTTCTCGTAATAAAGCATTAACAAACCCAGTGCCAAGAAATACAAGAGAAGAGAATACagtatacattttatttctcaAAACACAAAAGAATACAAATCCACTATTCTGAAATACATATACGAGTGGAGTACTGCCTATGTTCATAATATGTACAATTCTACTGCATGTAGTCAAAGTTAAATCTTCTTTTAATATGATAATTAAACTGACCAATTCACTAGTTGATTGGTTGATATAAGGGGTCTTTCACTAGTTGATTGGTTAATATAAGGGGTCTTTCATTAGCTGAAAACTTACTGGTTAATATGATGGATCCTTGATTGACAGGTTAGTGTTGTCATTGGGAAAAAGACTCTGTTTCTGTACAACTTGAATGATCCAGAGAATCCCATTGAACTGGCGTTCCAGCAGAGATACGGCAACATCATCTCCTACAAATGGTATTCTTCTCTTTATTTTTCCTGAATTTCAATCTAAATATATTGTAGTTCAAAAATCCTGGCATAGAAAATTTCAGAATTGAAGCCCGTATCATGGGCATTAAAAAGTGAATTTGGTTTGCCAGTTTTTAACACATTACTTTTTTTAAGCTACAATTTTATTCTTTTGTTCAttaaaatgttgaaaagaaGGTAGATATAGATTAAACATTTCTAGTATCATTCTGATCTCCTATTAAATAAATTAGAAAATTTTGTTAGATGTTCATGAGAGTTATCTTTACCTTCCAACATTTCTGTTAGATTAACAACGAGTTAACTTAACCTTTGATTACTTCTGTAGGTATGGGGATGGATACATCATGATCGGATTTTCCCATGGTTACTTTGTCGTTATATCCACACATATGAAAGAAATAGGACAGGTAACTTATATAAACTATTGCTGTAACCTGTTGTTAATGTATATACTGTACTATTGgtgtaatgtattttaatttcaaaagtgTTTCATTTTTATCCTGCATAATTTTAACTGCCAGATGTTAGTGAATGTCAAAAtggtaattaaaaaatgaatgttcacttacttatataatatatgtagttgtgtttaaaataaaagaatgagatttcagattttttttataaagatcaatatttatgaaaatcattGAAAGAGGACATGAAAATTATTGCAGTAGTCTGAGGTTCATGCACATATCTGCTGACTATAATTTGGATTCAGGTTTCtttcttttgatatgaataGAAATCTTTAATTACACTTTGTAGGAACTGTTCCAAGCCCGGAACCATAAAGACAATCTGACCTGTATCGCCATCTCTACGTCTCTCAACAAGGCCGCATCCTGTGGAGACAACTGGTAATACTGATACACACAATCCACAGTTAGCTCCATGCTTATTAATTCTCTAAACTGTTATATGTGGTATTCAGTACTTATGCATGTTAAATTTAAAGTTCTATGAATAAGGCATGTGGAAAAAGTGTTTTCAATAGTATGAGTTGAAAATCAATCATTGAGATAATGAAGATTATTTAGATGGGATGTGTTAGAAAACAAagtttcaaaatgaatatattttctgtttatgaattacaaatgtttattttaagattTACAAGGAATTTAATTGTGTGTTTCTATGACAGCATCAAGATCCATGACCTTTCTGACCTGAAAGAGATGTTTGCCATTATCAACATGGAGGATGAGCGTGGCCTTGACGTTTTGAACTGGTCTGATGACGGACAGCTACTGGCAGTGTCCACACAGAAGGGGAACCTCCATGTGTACCTGACGCGCCTCCCCATGCTGGCCTCGGCCCACCAGACCCGCATAGCCCACCTGACCTCTCTTCTGGAGGTCACCATAGAGGACAATGTTCAGCAGGTACTGCTTATGATAGCTGTCACAAAGAACCAGGGATCACCAATGACGCTGCTATACACTGTTGTCATATATTTATAGAACCAGAGGTTGTTGACAAGAGCAATATTTTGTAGTAACATTTTAATAGAACCAGAGGTCATTGATAAGAGCGATATactgtgataaaaaaaactaagagGAAAACATGATGagaataagaaagaaagaataTGTAGGCTACCTGTATAGACCTATCTATATGTTTGCTAACATTTATAGCTAAAGGAAGCACTTGTAGAATGTGTTGGAAGAAAGAGATGTCAGAATATCCACATTATATGCCATTAGACTGCTTCTTGTTTGGTGTAGAAATCAAAATGTGCCCTCTTGTTTGGTGTAGAAATCAAAATGTGCTTTAGATCTATACTTCAGACAATGTAAGAGGTAACTATATCATTTTTTCAGGACCAGCCATTGACCATTCCCATTGATGTGGAGCCCACATTTATAGGAATCGGACCGTTCCACCTGGCCTGTAGAATGAACAACAGGGCCTGGTTCTATCTGCTGGGAGATGCAGGTGAAAATAACACTATCACACTGATGTTgctataaataacatttttacacTGATGATGCTGTAAATAACACTGTCACACTGATGTTGCTGTAAATAACACTGTCACACTTAGTAAGACTTACCACACTGATGTTGCTCTATAAACACTGTCACTGATTTTGCTGTAAATAACTCTGTCACATAGTGTTGCTTTAAATGAATGTGTAACCgtaattttgctttaaataacACTGTCACACTGATGCTGCCACAAATAACACAGTAACTATGATATTTCTCTAAATATCACTAAGACCAATATTGCTTAAAATAACATTGTCATGCTGATGTTCCTGTAAATAAAACTCTAACCCTAATGCTGCTCTAAATAGCAGTCACACTGATGTTGCTGTAAATATCACTGTAACCCTAACCCTGTAACCTTTATGTTGCTTTAAGTAACACTCTAACCCTAATGTTGCTGTAAATAACACTGTCACACTAATGTTGCTCTATAAACACTGTTAGTGATTTTGCTGTAAATAACAATGTAACACTTATCACACTAATATtgctttgaaaattaaaaaaacactgAGTCTCACTGATGTTGCTCTATTAAACTCTGTCATATGGTGTTGCTCTAATTAAACCTGTAACCTTAATGTTGCTTTAAATAAAACTGTCACACAGATGTTGCTGTAGATATAACAGTTACTGTCACAGAGATGTTGCTGTAAATAACACTGTCACACTTAAAACATTGCGACACTGATGTTGCTGTAAATAAtactagaaccattttaacatgaccttggactttcagtaggacgtaattatctatttcttgcgtcaaaacgagataaaaatgacgctggttcaAGCAAAATTTACACAGATTGCGAAGTcgtagctcaaaagccagacaaatcttgttgatttcaaaaggCCATATCTGAGTGGCCAGCGATGAAATAGACAGATCTACGACACATTGCTGCTAACACAACtatccaaagtccaagctcttgtaaAAATGGTTCTATGACACTGTATTCCCTATGCCTTTGTTAATGTCAGTTGCACTTAGAACACAGTAATCAAATTGTTTCTGACAAAAACCaaaccttttaaaaatgattgggTTAGATACcacaatttgtttattttgaatgaaCAAAATTATGCATGGTCTTTATTTATTGTCAGCCATTTAAGCCTGTAGTGTTGATATGTTTCGAAATGGTGACATGAATAGAGCGActatatcaatttgtttttttatatgatgACAGGGATAGAGAGGTTAAAGGACAGGGAATACCTAGGGACGGTTAACCACATTTGTCTGAATGCCGACTACGCCGCTGTGGGCTTTGAGGGAAAAGTTCAGCTTCATATGGtgagatctacatgtatatcaggaGAATCAGAAAATTGAATAAGTCTTCTTTTGTTTCTAttatacaggtaaatatatgtgtaaagaACATGATTTCTGCCTgttcttttacattttccttGTTATGACTAAGTACTTTGGTTTGATTGATAGATTGAGGGAGAGACGGCGGGAACGACGGATGAGCGTGAGACTCGTTTGTTTCCTGACTCCAGTCAAGACGACTTCCGAATAACCTGTCATGATCTCACCAATGACTTCCTTATCTATGGatctgatgtaaaaaaaaaatgagacaCTTGTACTTAAAGATTTAAAACTATGTTGTTTAAGTTCTAAgcatgtatacaagcttttaatgaattgttttgaatttgtacCAAACTCTACTATATTCTTGAAGCTCTAAA from Crassostrea angulata isolate pt1a10 chromosome 7, ASM2561291v2, whole genome shotgun sequence includes:
- the LOC128155507 gene encoding WD repeat-containing protein 19-like isoform X1; amino-acid sequence: MKRVFSLSNKTFGSQGTITYSWQKALGNYLATTGADHIVRIYDRHGEMKEEISLPGMCTGMGWDRDGDTLAVINDKNGVVTLWDANTMRTSQLDSGLRDQMTFLLWAKAGPYLAIGTFKGNLMIYNHQTSRKVPILGKHTRRITSGSWSNENLLALASDDNTISISNVEGDTIRQISVRANPQNVQFSEMKGDERSQMGENTVSVVIGKKTLFLYNLNDPENPIELAFQQRYGNIISYKWYGDGYIMIGFSHGYFVVISTHMKEIGQELFQARNHKDNLTCIAISTSLNKAASCGDNCIKIHDLSDLKEMFAIINMEDERGLDVLNWSDDGQLLAVSTQKGNLHVYLTRLPMLASAHQTRIAHLTSLLEVTIEDNVQQDQPLTIPIDVEPTFIGIGPFHLACRMNNRAWFYLLGDAGIERLKDREYLGTVNHICLNADYAAVGFEGKVQLHMIEGETAGTTDERETRLFPDSSQDDFRITCHDLTNDFLIYGSDNGGITYFYVEDWNFVNEFRHVVVSWLLIILEKLTLNVFFKSCIQILNILSISTPKRTVALNSHSPLLRSWPEESHGDPSG
- the LOC128155507 gene encoding WD repeat-containing protein 19-like isoform X2, translating into MKRVFSLSNKTFGSQGTITYSWQKALGNYLATTGADHIVRIYDRHGEMKEEISLPGMCTGMGWDRDGDTLAVINDKNGVVTLWDANTMRTSQLDSGLRDQMTFLLWAKAGPYLAIGTFKGNLMIYNHQTSRKVPILGKHTRRITSGSWSNENLLALASDDNTISISNVEGDTIRQISVRANPQNVQFSEMKGDERSQMGENTVSVVIGKKTLFLYNLNDPENPIELAFQQRYGNIISYKWYGDGYIMIGFSHGYFVVISTHMKEIGQELFQARNHKDNLTCIAISTSLNKAASCGDNCIKIHDLSDLKEMFAIINMEDERGLDVLNWSDDGQLLAVSTQKGNLHVYLTRLPMLASAHQTRIAHLTSLLEVTIEDNVQQDQPLTIPIDVEPTFIGIGPFHLACRMNNRAWFYLLGDAGIERLKDREYLGTVNHICLNADYAAVGFEGKVQLHMIEGETAGTTDERETRLFPDSSQDDFRITCHDLTNDFLIYGSDNGGITYFYVEDWNFVNEFRHVVTVALNSHSPLLRSWPEESHGDPSG